A single genomic interval of Cellvibrio sp. PSBB023 harbors:
- a CDS encoding STAS domain-containing protein — protein MTQTAAVIRMPKRFDYSSGVEFNQAILAALEFGGNITLDCSEMDYIDSAGIGLLVMAQKKVQSSGAALTMNSLKTAPKEILGLANIQKIIDIE, from the coding sequence ATGACTCAGACCGCCGCTGTTATTCGAATGCCCAAACGATTTGATTATTCGTCGGGTGTGGAGTTTAACCAGGCGATATTGGCTGCGTTGGAGTTTGGTGGAAATATCACCCTGGACTGTTCGGAAATGGACTATATCGATAGCGCCGGTATTGGCCTATTGGTGATGGCGCAAAAAAAAGTACAAAGCAGTGGTGCCGCGCTCACGATGAATAGCCTGAAAACAGCGCCCAAGGAAATTCTTGGGCTTGCCAATATCCAAAAAATTATTGATATCGAGTAA
- a CDS encoding fumarate hydratase codes for MPTVIRQQDLIDSVADALQFISYYHPVDFIQAVHQAYEREESKAAKDAMAQILINSRMCAMGHRPICQDTGIVTVFVTVGMDVQWDAQMSLTDMVNEGVRRAYMNPDNVLRASILADPDGARKNTGDNTPAIIHYNIVPGNTVDVHVAAKGGGSEAKTKFAMLNPSDSVVDWVLKVVPEMGAGWCPPGMLGIGIGGTAEKAMLLAKEALLEPVDIQELQARGASNRAEELRIELYDKVNRLGIGAQGLGGLTTVLDVKVKDYPTHAANKAIAIIPNCAATRHAHFVLDGSGPALQTPPSLDDYPEISWDVGDSVRRVNLDTVTPEEVQEWKTGETVLLSGKMLTGRDAAHKKMTDLLAKGEELPVSMKGRFIYYVGPVDPVRDEVVGPAGPTTATRMDKFTRTMLEQTGLLGMIGKSERGPAAIDAIRDNKSVYLMAVGGAAYLVAQAIKSAKVLGFPELGMEAIYEFDVKDMPVTVAVDSRGESVHNTGPKIWKAKIEEGTIAVK; via the coding sequence ATGCCTACCGTGATTCGCCAGCAAGACTTGATCGACAGCGTTGCCGATGCGCTGCAATTTATCTCCTACTATCACCCCGTTGATTTTATCCAGGCGGTGCACCAAGCCTACGAGCGCGAAGAGAGCAAGGCCGCCAAAGACGCCATGGCACAAATCCTCATCAACTCACGTATGTGTGCCATGGGCCATCGCCCAATTTGCCAGGATACGGGGATTGTCACTGTGTTTGTGACCGTGGGGATGGATGTGCAGTGGGATGCGCAAATGAGCCTGACCGATATGGTGAATGAAGGTGTGCGTCGCGCTTATATGAACCCGGACAACGTATTGCGCGCGTCAATCCTTGCCGACCCCGATGGTGCGCGCAAGAACACTGGCGACAATACTCCTGCCATCATCCACTACAACATTGTGCCCGGTAACACTGTGGATGTTCATGTGGCAGCCAAAGGCGGTGGCTCTGAAGCCAAAACCAAATTCGCTATGCTCAACCCATCGGATTCGGTTGTGGATTGGGTGTTAAAAGTCGTACCCGAGATGGGTGCCGGCTGGTGCCCACCGGGAATGCTGGGCATAGGCATTGGCGGCACTGCCGAAAAAGCCATGCTGCTCGCCAAAGAGGCCTTGCTGGAACCGGTGGATATTCAAGAGCTGCAAGCGCGCGGTGCAAGTAATCGCGCAGAAGAATTGCGTATTGAGTTATACGACAAGGTGAATCGTCTGGGGATTGGTGCGCAAGGCCTGGGTGGTTTGACAACCGTGCTGGATGTGAAAGTAAAAGATTACCCCACTCACGCCGCCAACAAGGCCATCGCCATTATTCCCAACTGCGCTGCAACCCGTCACGCTCATTTTGTGTTGGATGGCTCAGGCCCAGCGTTACAAACACCGCCTTCACTGGACGATTATCCGGAAATCAGTTGGGATGTAGGTGACAGCGTGCGCCGCGTTAATCTGGACACTGTGACGCCCGAAGAGGTGCAAGAGTGGAAAACCGGTGAAACCGTATTACTCTCCGGCAAAATGCTCACTGGTCGCGATGCTGCCCACAAGAAAATGACCGACCTGCTCGCCAAAGGCGAGGAGCTGCCAGTGAGCATGAAAGGTCGCTTCATTTATTACGTCGGCCCGGTTGATCCGGTACGTGATGAAGTGGTTGGCCCGGCAGGTCCCACTACGGCAACCCGGATGGACAAATTTACCCGCACCATGCTCGAGCAAACCGGTTTGCTTGGCATGATTGGTAAATCCGAACGTGGCCCAGCCGCGATTGATGCAATCCGTGACAATAAATCCGTGTATTTAATGGCTGTTGGTGGCGCTGCTTACCTGGTAGCACAAGCGATTAAATCCGCCAAAGTGCTCGGCTTCCCTGAACTGGGTATGGAAGCGATTTACGAGTTCGATGTAAAAGATATGCCTGTCACTGTGGCTGTAGATTCACGCGGTGAATCGGTGCACAACACCGGGCCAAAGATTTGGAAGGCCAAGATCGAAGAAGGCACTATCGCGGTTAAATAA
- a CDS encoding methyl-accepting chemotaxis protein encodes MPIKQLIVVALAVIGGGLLGIWFHPLLAVLFSTALMLLLVLQSNARVIAFPAGENISLSPNRSLEETSLLLDEVIQDTQRNLASQIAVQSDATALLTQSFDSIKTLLEKQQHYINQMLYESDSDAQKSTVSARMSLFAENTYSLLNRFVDTTVEISASSMELVEKVGAIAEQMPNVIRALKDIDQIAAQTNLLALNAAIEAARAGEAGRGFAVVADEVRALSNRSAGFSKDIQQQLGSIANAIADLDVVVGRVASQDMSYVLHAKADMQHISTHLIHKANADEETTHNMDLLINQLVNALNNAVRALQFEDMSKQNMEYSIARLNELQPLVRTLSVATQSPEQLDAEVLRYKNSEQRQKHNPVSASSVESGSIDLF; translated from the coding sequence ATGCCAATAAAGCAGCTTATTGTCGTCGCCTTGGCCGTGATTGGCGGTGGTCTCTTGGGGATTTGGTTTCATCCACTGCTAGCTGTACTTTTCTCTACAGCGCTAATGTTGCTGTTAGTTTTGCAATCCAATGCCCGTGTTATTGCGTTTCCTGCAGGTGAGAATATTTCCTTGTCGCCCAATCGTTCATTAGAGGAAACCAGTTTGTTGTTGGACGAGGTGATACAGGATACACAGCGTAATTTGGCGTCACAAATTGCAGTTCAATCCGATGCCACTGCACTCTTAACCCAATCCTTTGATTCAATCAAAACCTTGCTGGAGAAACAGCAGCACTATATCAATCAAATGCTCTATGAGAGCGACAGTGATGCGCAAAAGAGCACTGTGTCCGCGCGTATGAGTTTGTTTGCAGAAAATACCTACAGTCTGCTGAATCGCTTTGTGGATACCACGGTAGAGATCAGTGCATCGTCTATGGAGCTGGTAGAAAAAGTGGGTGCTATTGCAGAGCAGATGCCCAATGTCATTCGCGCCTTGAAAGATATAGACCAAATTGCCGCGCAAACCAATCTGTTGGCGTTGAATGCGGCCATAGAAGCAGCGCGAGCGGGTGAAGCTGGTCGCGGTTTTGCGGTGGTGGCAGATGAAGTGCGCGCGCTCTCGAATCGCTCGGCGGGTTTCAGTAAGGATATTCAACAACAACTGGGTAGCATTGCAAATGCCATCGCTGACCTTGATGTAGTGGTGGGGCGTGTTGCATCGCAGGATATGAGTTATGTGTTGCACGCCAAAGCCGACATGCAACACATAAGCACGCATTTAATTCACAAAGCAAACGCTGATGAAGAGACCACACATAACATGGATCTGCTGATCAATCAGTTGGTGAATGCCCTGAACAATGCGGTGCGCGCGTTGCAGTTTGAAGATATGTCCAAACAAAACATGGAATACAGTATCGCGCGTTTGAATGAGCTTCAGCCCCTGGTGCGTACATTAAGCGTAGCGACACAAAGCCCGGAGCAATTGGATGCAGAAGTGCTGCGCTACAAAAATAGTGAGCAGCGCCAAAAACACAATCCAGTCTCTGCTTCGTCAGTGGAGAGTGGTTCTATCGATTTATTTTAA
- a CDS encoding response regulator: MSKHVLIVDDSVSVRQMVEATLKSAGYTVTAAKDGLEALNLCKTKTYDFVLTDQNMPNMDGLTLIKSLRALPAHIRTPIIVLTTEASDAMKAQGRAAGATGWMVKPFDPNKLLEIAKKVMG, encoded by the coding sequence ATGAGTAAGCATGTATTAATCGTTGATGACTCTGTATCGGTACGACAAATGGTTGAGGCAACACTCAAGTCTGCCGGCTACACAGTCACCGCTGCGAAAGACGGGTTGGAAGCATTAAACCTGTGCAAAACAAAAACCTACGATTTTGTATTAACAGATCAGAACATGCCCAATATGGATGGGTTAACGCTGATCAAATCCCTGCGCGCCTTACCTGCCCATATCCGCACGCCCATTATTGTGCTAACAACAGAGGCCAGTGACGCCATGAAGGCCCAAGGGCGTGCAGCGGGAGCAACCGGGTGGATGGTTAAACCCTTTGACCCCAATAAATTATTGGAAATTGCGAAAAAAGTGATGGGGTAA
- a CDS encoding STAS domain-containing protein, giving the protein MSDQAVVVLPNRFDYGYHKEFQQKCTDYIGDELIKNIVFDFSRVEYLDSAALGMMMMWQRRAAASHKKMYIKGAKGATAQILAMANMQRLFDYL; this is encoded by the coding sequence ATGAGTGATCAAGCCGTAGTGGTGCTTCCTAATCGCTTTGATTACGGATATCACAAAGAATTTCAGCAGAAATGCACCGACTACATTGGCGACGAGCTGATCAAAAATATCGTTTTTGATTTTAGTCGTGTTGAGTATTTGGATAGTGCTGCCTTGGGCATGATGATGATGTGGCAGCGTCGCGCTGCCGCTTCCCACAAAAAAATGTATATCAAAGGCGCTAAAGGTGCTACCGCACAAATACTGGCAATGGCAAATATGCAGCGCCTCTTTGATTATCTATAA
- a CDS encoding fused response regulator/phosphatase, which produces MTDIVLDQPLCILVVDDDQLLNELLCEFLRSKDLQARSAYSLVEATQALSSASHNVDLVLLDYELGDGTGLDLLRSLSARDAHAIPPVIMISVNEDPDFLQSCFSCGVADYVIKPINLSLLALKVKALINSVSMQQLISLQNAELARFKQEAEREEAIAKFIYEYLLGQNSQSVEGVNTWLQSSSSFSGDIAMARTSPSGDLYFMLADATGHGLSAAITIMPAVSIFNSMVAKGFHIQPIVTELNKKLSRDTPADRFVAAIIVQVQKDRSELHLWNGGMPTAYWINGGKIQQEFRSRHMALGILDDDQFDANVDTYHFPKSGFLFACTDGLLEERNPAGECFSMQRVVDIIQSNPADLHRQLITALHAHTGRETYSDDVSMCTLTPADMLLGSSRLLANGMLQGRFEQGIGHFSWGVELSGRKIAECEMPPLANKFLQYLGIDQNICQIVFLIVSEMVSNAIDHGILRLDSAVKEQADGFEFYFQERERRLKLLTEQDVISLSLEWLPQPGNPALAITVRDSGVGYDPSVLRAHNDDQLSGRGLHLIRSLARSVDIAPPGNLIRAVISSF; this is translated from the coding sequence ATGACAGATATTGTGTTGGACCAACCGCTGTGCATTCTGGTCGTTGATGATGATCAATTACTCAATGAGCTTCTCTGTGAATTTTTACGCAGCAAAGATTTGCAAGCGCGTTCTGCATATAGCTTGGTTGAAGCGACACAGGCCTTGAGTAGCGCCAGTCACAATGTCGATCTGGTGTTGCTGGATTATGAGTTGGGCGATGGCACGGGTCTGGATTTGCTACGCAGTTTGTCCGCGCGCGATGCCCATGCCATACCGCCGGTAATTATGATCAGTGTGAATGAAGATCCGGATTTTTTGCAAAGCTGCTTTTCCTGTGGCGTGGCGGATTACGTTATCAAGCCAATAAATTTATCGCTGTTAGCCTTAAAGGTAAAAGCACTCATTAACTCTGTATCCATGCAGCAGTTAATTTCATTGCAAAATGCCGAGCTGGCACGTTTCAAACAAGAGGCCGAGCGAGAAGAAGCCATTGCAAAGTTTATTTACGAATATTTGCTGGGGCAAAACAGTCAATCAGTTGAAGGAGTCAATACCTGGTTACAATCTTCATCGTCATTCAGTGGCGATATTGCTATGGCTCGCACATCACCCAGTGGTGATTTGTATTTCATGCTGGCAGATGCCACCGGGCATGGGCTATCGGCGGCGATAACGATCATGCCAGCGGTATCAATTTTTAACAGTATGGTGGCCAAGGGCTTTCACATTCAGCCCATAGTGACGGAGCTGAATAAAAAACTGAGCCGCGATACTCCGGCAGACCGGTTTGTGGCTGCCATTATTGTACAGGTGCAAAAAGACCGAAGTGAATTGCACCTGTGGAATGGCGGTATGCCAACCGCCTATTGGATAAATGGTGGAAAAATACAGCAAGAGTTCCGCTCGCGTCATATGGCGTTGGGAATTCTGGATGATGATCAATTTGATGCAAATGTCGATACCTATCATTTTCCCAAGAGCGGTTTTTTATTTGCGTGCACCGATGGTTTGCTGGAGGAGCGCAATCCGGCGGGTGAGTGTTTTTCCATGCAGCGAGTGGTCGATATTATTCAGTCCAATCCAGCGGATTTACACCGGCAATTAATTACTGCCTTGCATGCGCATACCGGGCGAGAGACCTATAGTGATGATGTTTCCATGTGCACACTAACACCCGCAGATATGTTGCTTGGCAGTTCGCGTTTGCTGGCAAATGGTATGTTACAAGGGCGTTTTGAACAGGGGATTGGTCATTTTTCCTGGGGGGTTGAACTCTCTGGTCGCAAAATTGCGGAATGTGAAATGCCGCCACTCGCGAATAAATTTCTCCAGTATTTGGGTATTGATCAAAACATTTGCCAGATCGTCTTTTTAATTGTGAGTGAAATGGTTAGCAACGCAATTGATCATGGCATTTTGCGCCTTGATTCCGCCGTAAAAGAACAGGCGGATGGCTTTGAGTTTTATTTTCAAGAGCGTGAGCGTCGACTAAAGTTATTAACAGAACAGGATGTTATATCGCTCTCATTGGAATGGTTACCGCAACCCGGCAATCCGGCGCTGGCAATAACTGTGCGCGATTCCGGTGTCGGTTACGATCCATCCGTTCTGCGTGCGCACAACGATGATCAATTATCGGGAAGAGGTTTGCATTTAATTCGCAGCTTGGCCCGATCAGTTGATATTGCACCGCCCGGCAATCTTATTCGGGCAGTAATCAGTTCTTTTTGA